One part of the Bdellovibrio sp. KM01 genome encodes these proteins:
- a CDS encoding alpha/beta hydrolase-fold protein, which produces MRRLAFISALFTLLYLKISVAGVLDYSCSSKTLNGVNFKYCINQVDRTRNQDIVYFFHGISANAESWFNKGDTRSISKRWLLKGYEPTVITISFGPAWMLVDNNKAKTLPLFRDHILPFLENEVGGLGQGRRMLIGQSMGGFNAAEATLRMPGYFSKALLLCPALSVIGPYSSNQDIADYKRRTGAESFLVDSLIDISKNYIVDADDWDHHDPLKLPASYPQGISKPLYYVSTGRGDNFGFQEGSELFVNITKKYSFQAQWAPVFGYHCSFNRQGASDFIRGVSK; this is translated from the coding sequence GTGCGAAGACTTGCGTTTATTTCAGCGCTCTTCACTTTGCTATATCTAAAGATATCTGTCGCTGGTGTCTTGGATTATAGCTGCTCTTCGAAAACTCTGAATGGCGTCAATTTCAAATATTGTATCAATCAGGTTGATCGCACTCGCAATCAAGACATCGTCTATTTCTTTCATGGGATTTCCGCCAATGCGGAATCCTGGTTTAATAAAGGCGACACACGATCCATTTCCAAACGTTGGCTGCTAAAGGGTTACGAACCCACCGTGATCACTATTTCTTTCGGTCCGGCCTGGATGTTAGTGGACAACAACAAAGCGAAAACTCTGCCTCTTTTTAGAGACCACATTCTGCCATTTCTGGAAAACGAAGTGGGCGGCTTGGGGCAAGGTCGACGGATGTTGATTGGGCAATCCATGGGGGGTTTTAACGCTGCGGAAGCGACGTTAAGAATGCCCGGATATTTTTCTAAAGCACTTCTTTTGTGTCCAGCTCTGTCGGTGATTGGCCCGTATTCCAGCAACCAAGATATCGCCGATTATAAACGCCGGACTGGAGCTGAAAGCTTCCTGGTCGATTCCTTAATTGATATCTCTAAAAACTATATAGTTGATGCCGATGATTGGGATCATCACGATCCACTGAAGTTGCCAGCGTCTTATCCTCAGGGAATTTCTAAGCCACTCTATTATGTATCAACGGGTCGGGGAGACAACTTTGGTTTCCAAGAGGGCTCTGAACTGTTCGTTAATATCACAAAAAAATATAGCTTCCAGGCACAGTGGGCTCCCGTTTTCGGGTATCACTGCAGTTTCAATCGGCAGGGAGCTTCCGATTTTATTAGAGGAGTCTCGAAATGA